The following coding sequences lie in one Aricia agestis chromosome 18, ilAriAges1.1, whole genome shotgun sequence genomic window:
- the LOC121736194 gene encoding UDP-glycosyltransferase UGT5-like — protein MFQKVFGPAILKRGRQVPSYEEVRYNASLVLGNGNIVTSDPFPIPNNYKDIGGYHIFNYNKSLPQNLQDILDNSRNGVIYFSLGSILKVSSMSNNLQKAILEVLSNTNREVIFNSDVTFSNVAQNINIVNYAPQLNILAHPNCVLFVTHSGLLSLTEALYYGVPVIGVPFFADQYNNINKVADLGYGKQAYLDVESAGNLQEVMAESLDNPKYRQRAKKLSKIYHHKLVNPGKKLVHWIEHVILSGGAPHLRSHSLKK, from the exons atgtttcaaaaagtttttgggCCAGCTATATTGAAAAGAGGCCGTCAAGTCCCATCTTACGAGGAAGTACGGTACAACGCATCCTTGGTCCTGGGAAATGGAAACATAGTAACGAGCGATCCATTTCCAATACCGAATAACTACAAGGATATCGGAGGATATCACatttttaattacaacaaaTCTTTACCACAG AATTTGCAGGATATTTTGGATAATTCAAGAAACGGGGTAATATATTTCAGCTTGGGTTCCATTCTTAAAGTTTCAAGCATGTCGAATAATCTTCAGAAAGCGATTTTAGAAGTTTTGAGCAACACAAATCGTGAAGTGATATTTAATTCAGACGTAACGTTTTCAAATGTGgctcaaaatattaatatagtcAACTACGCACCGcagttaaatattttag CTCATCCAAATTGCGTACTATTCGTCACCCATTCTGGTCTTCTGTCTTTAACTGAGGCGTTATACTATGGAGTACCAGTGATCGGAGTACCATTTTTCGCTGATCAATACAATAATATCAACAAAGTGGCTGATTTGGGATATGGAAAGCAAGCTTATCTAGATGTGGAATCAGCTGGTAATCTTCAAGAAGTTATGGCGGAAAGTTTGGATAACCCAAA GTATCGACAACGCGCCAAAAAACTATCAAAGATATATCATCATAAACTAGTAAACCCCGGGAAAAAGCTAGTCCACTGGATAGAACATGTTATACTTTCTGGTGGGGCTCCGCATTTGAGATCACACTCGCTGAAG